Sequence from the Leptospira johnsonii genome:
GCAGACGTCCTAACTGCGGAAAGAGAGATCGCCGACTATTACGAAAGCGCACTCAAAGTTTCCGGAGACCCAAAAAAAACCTCTAACTGGGTCAAAGATGAAGTATTAGGAATTGTTAATAAAGAAAGCATTACGATCTCCGAATTCAAAGTTGGTCCCGAAAGAATAGGCGGTTTAGTAAAACTTATCGCCGACGGAAAAATTTCCGGTAAGATCGGCAAAACCGTCTTCGAAGAAATGCTCGGAACGGACAAAGATCCGGAAACGATCGTAACAGAAAAAAATCTGATCGTAGTTCGAGACGATAAAGAGATCGAAAGGATCGTAGACGAAGCAATCGCTGCAAACGAAGACGCTGTCCAAAAATACAAATCAGGTAAGGACAGAGCATTAGGAGCGATCGTAGGTTACGTAATGAAAGTCTCCAAAGGAAAAGCGGATCCGAATCTAGTGAACCAGATGTTACTGGATAAATTAGGTCCTTTGCCTCCTAAGGGTTGATCTATAGATATTTAGATCACCTTTGCTAAAATTCGGATCTTAGGTTAGAGATTTCTTTTTACCTGAATTTTGCCTTTGGTCCGATTCAATTTGCCCGTCGACCATATTGATCCTTCGATCGGCTAAAGCCGCATATTCCGGATCATGAGTCACATAGAGGATGGTTGTGCCGTTCTCTTTATTCCTTTTTTTAAAGATCTCCATCGTTTTGTCGCCGTTTGCAGTATCTAAATTTCCTGTAGGTTCGTCGGCAAATATCAGTCCAGGATCCATGATGAGTGCCCTTGCGATTGCAGCCCTCTGCTGTTCTCCTCCAGACATTTGCGAAGGATATTTATCTTTGCAATGTTCCAATCCAAAATCCTTCAGTAGGCTTCTGGCGTAATCGCGCTTCTTTCCTTCTTCTCCTATCTTTCTTGCAGGCATCAATATATTCTCGATCGCACTCAACTCGGGAAGCAAATAATGGAACTGAAAAACGAAACCGATATTTCTGTTCCGAAAACGATGAGTTTCTTTACTTTCCATTTGGAAAAGATCTTTGCCTTCTAAATACACTTTACCTGAGCTTGGAATATCTAAACCGCTTAACATGTAAAGCAAGGTGGACTTTCCGGAACCTGATCGACCGGTTAGAGAAACGAATTCTCCTTTTCCCATGGTAAGGCTTACATCACGTATTGCTAAAGTAGCGGGTTCTCCGAAGGATTTTACCAGAGAATCGCAGCGAAGTATTATATTTGGATCATATTTCATGCGCTGCCTCGAATGATCTCTACCGGAGATAATTTGGATGCCGACCTAGCTGGAATATATGCAGCTATACCGCTTGTTATCACTGATAGACAAAAAGCTTGAATATAGATCCCGTAGTCCCAAGAGATCTTCATCACGTTCGTCATCATCGGACCTTTCGTACTTTTGCCTCCAATTGGATAACCATCAAGCCAATAGCAAGCAACTGCTCCGACCAGAAGTCCCAAAAGAGCACCCAGTAATCCCAATAAGAGTCCTTGGATAATGAAAAGTCGGATTGTATCATTCTCGTCGAACCCGAGAGATCTTAGGATCGCTATCTCTTTTTTCTTATGGTTCACGACCATATTTAATACATTATAAATTCCGAATGCAACTACCAGGATAATCGTAAATGTAGTAGTGTTCCTTACTATGTTTTGGGTCTTAAATACCGAAAGGATACTCTCATATGCTTGGTCCCAACTTTGCACCTTATCTCTAGTCAAGAAAGACCATTCCGTTGCAACATCCGCAGCCATAGAAACGTCCTTTAATCGGACTACAATCTCCGAAATAATACCGTTTGCCTGAGTAAGTCTTTGTACAGTGCGGATAGACGCATAAACAGAACTCTCGTCTATCATACGATTTCCTATCCGAATCACTCCTTCTACTTTTACGTTTGAAATTTTTCCGTTTGTCGAAACTACTTGGATGATATCTCCCGCTTCCGCGCCCAAACGTTCTATAAGACCTGCACCTGCAAAAATAACATCTCCTCCTCTATCCAGATCCTTCAGATTCCCCTCTTCGACGTAATTCCCTATTGTAGTAACTTTCATTTGTCTAACGGGATCTATGCCGTATAGTTTGGCGGGAAGAGTTTGTTTGCCGAACTTGAAAATCAGTTGCCGATTCAATTGAGGTGCGTATGCCTCTACCCTCTCATCCAGATCCAATTTTAGGAACCAACCCTTAACGTTCGTTAGCTGGGTTGAATCCGTTTTTCCGGACGGAGGTTTAATCCAATGAACGAAAGAATCGGGAAAAAAAACTCCATCAAAACTTTCCTCCTTTAAGACCTCGTCTCTAGGAGATATCCTGATCTGTGCATCGTTATTCACCAACTGATCCGTAATGTATTCCTGAAAGCCCAGCATCATGCCGGAAAAAACAACATAACCGGCAGTTCCCAAAAGGATCCCGAAAAAAGTTAGAAAGGTTTGTTGAGGCCGACTGATCAACTGCCGGATTGCTAAGAAAAACATACCGATCTCCTTATCGGTTTCCGTTCATTAGGATGGAATCGGACTCTAAGACGGAATTTTCCAATACCTCACACCATTCTCCGTCAACCGCGCCGACTTTCGCATCCACCCAAAGTTTTTTTCCCGATCTTATTAGATGGATCCTTCCCTTTATGATAGATTTCACCGGGACCAAAAGTGCTTTTTCCTTTTTTGCCACTTCAACCGCTACATCCGCAGTCATTTCGGGTAAGACTCCTTCGGGCATAGAGTCTACATCTACTGTTACATAAAATTGTCCGTCGGAAGGATATACTCGATCAATCTTTCCGGTCAGTTTGTTTCCACGGATCGTTTCAAAGCTTAGTTCGGCTCTTTGTCCTGGCCGCATTCTCAGAACTGAATCCTGGTCCAAGGAAAGCAAAATGTAGGTCCTTTTCAGATCCATGATCGTCAGAATGGGAGTCCCAGGCATCACAACTTCTCCTTCTTGATAAGGAAGTGTTGTCACAGTTCCCGAAAAGGGGGCTTTGAATAATGTACCCGTGTCCGTGTAAAGCAGGTCCGATCCTTCTTTTACTTCTTGGCCTTCCTTTACATACAACTTCCGGATAGAGGACGTGACGCCTAACTTTAAGTGGTAAACTCTTTCAGATTTCACTGTTCCGAGAGAGTATACCAATTCGACGATCGATCCTACTTTCGGAGTGATCTCTTCTTTCCTACTTTTAATAAATGCATACAGAAGGAACAAGACTAGAGTTAGGAAGATTCCTAGTGCAGCAAATCTTCGCTTTTTGGACGAATATATTAATTTTACAAAAGCCAGCAACTTGCTCATTCGGAGTTCCCAATAAGTTTTATCTTCGCTATTTTCTACGATATTTATCGTAGTTCGTCAACCGGAGATGGGATAAAAGGTGAATACAGCCGATAATCAGTCCACTTAGAGGGAAAAAATCTATTCGTTGATTAGAAACAGGATCTTGAAGTTTCCTACTTCTCCTTCGGAACCGCCCAGTAATAGTGCAAGAACTCTTCCTCTAATTTAAAACCGAAACGTTCATAAAGATGTCTCGCATGGCGATTATCCGGGTGAGTTTCCAATCCCATTCCTTTACCTCCATGCTCTATGATATGATTCGCGACTTCTTTCAGGATCTTCTTAGCTGTTCCTTTTCTACGTTCCGTTTCCCTAATATACAGATCGTTGAGTATATAATCCCTTTTTAAAGATAAAGAAGAGAAGATGGGATAAAGTTGTGCGAAACCTAATAAACCTCCTCCTCCTTCTGCAACGATCAAAACGGAATCCTTATGTAAAAGTCTATCTTCTAAAAACTTTTTGGCTCCTGCAAGATTTGAAGTAAATCCATAAAACTTACGGTAAAGGTCGAATAATTCCGAAAGCTCTTCTAAATCGGAACGGCTGGCAATTCTTAGGCTGATTGAATTTTCTTTTTGCATTTTTGTTTTCGAAGAGAATATGATTAATATCTGCGCTTTAAAGTCTATTTCGATTTTCTAAATTATATCTTCTCCTTCATAGTTTTCTTAAACTTTCATCCGCCTTCCCTTATTTTTGAAATATTTTCCGATCCATAAGTAGTGGGAATTACTACAAGCGGGGCTTTTGAATAAGTCGGGTTAGACTTCGGTAAATTGGCCAAGGGAACCATTTCAGAAAGAGTGGATTTTATTATTTTTCCCCATTATGATTCTCAAGGAAAGCCTTCGAGAAATTCTGGCATTTCGATAAGGAAATCCCAAGCCGGTTTTTAAGATTTCTGTCTACTCCGCTTGACGGAGACAGGTCCCGCTTTCTATTATGTCCCTTGTTATGGAAGACTTCGCCCACCTTCATCTCCACACAACCTACTCCATGCTGGATGGGGCGATCCGTATCAAAGAGCTAATGCAGCA
This genomic interval carries:
- a CDS encoding ABC transporter ATP-binding protein; this translates as MKYDPNIILRCDSLVKSFGEPATLAIRDVSLTMGKGEFVSLTGRSGSGKSTLLYMLSGLDIPSSGKVYLEGKDLFQMESKETHRFRNRNIGFVFQFHYLLPELSAIENILMPARKIGEEGKKRDYARSLLKDFGLEHCKDKYPSQMSGGEQQRAAIARALIMDPGLIFADEPTGNLDTANGDKTMEIFKKRNKENGTTILYVTHDPEYAALADRRINMVDGQIESDQRQNSGKKKSLT
- a CDS encoding GNAT family N-acetyltransferase codes for the protein MQKENSISLRIASRSDLEELSELFDLYRKFYGFTSNLAGAKKFLEDRLLHKDSVLIVAEGGGGLLGFAQLYPIFSSLSLKRDYILNDLYIRETERRKGTAKKILKEVANHIIEHGGKGMGLETHPDNRHARHLYERFGFKLEEEFLHYYWAVPKEK
- a CDS encoding efflux RND transporter periplasmic adaptor subunit — translated: MSKLLAFVKLIYSSKKRRFAALGIFLTLVLFLLYAFIKSRKEEITPKVGSIVELVYSLGTVKSERVYHLKLGVTSSIRKLYVKEGQEVKEGSDLLYTDTGTLFKAPFSGTVTTLPYQEGEVVMPGTPILTIMDLKRTYILLSLDQDSVLRMRPGQRAELSFETIRGNKLTGKIDRVYPSDGQFYVTVDVDSMPEGVLPEMTADVAVEVAKKEKALLVPVKSIIKGRIHLIRSGKKLWVDAKVGAVDGEWCEVLENSVLESDSILMNGNR
- a CDS encoding ABC transporter permease, yielding MFFLAIRQLISRPQQTFLTFFGILLGTAGYVVFSGMMLGFQEYITDQLVNNDAQIRISPRDEVLKEESFDGVFFPDSFVHWIKPPSGKTDSTQLTNVKGWFLKLDLDERVEAYAPQLNRQLIFKFGKQTLPAKLYGIDPVRQMKVTTIGNYVEEGNLKDLDRGGDVIFAGAGLIERLGAEAGDIIQVVSTNGKISNVKVEGVIRIGNRMIDESSVYASIRTVQRLTQANGIISEIVVRLKDVSMAADVATEWSFLTRDKVQSWDQAYESILSVFKTQNIVRNTTTFTIILVVAFGIYNVLNMVVNHKKKEIAILRSLGFDENDTIRLFIIQGLLLGLLGALLGLLVGAVACYWLDGYPIGGKSTKGPMMTNVMKISWDYGIYIQAFCLSVITSGIAAYIPARSASKLSPVEIIRGSA